In Mesorhizobium sp. 113-3-3, a genomic segment contains:
- a CDS encoding GNAT family N-acetyltransferase, which yields MVEIVKPALEHLPSYKAALERGWSPDNVRLMEATREQLAAIEENPVAFLASLDDPEARGGPITLPDGTQVPRLPGFRRWIWDGEAAGSIGFRWQKGTAELPSHVLGHIGYAVVPWKRRRGYATQALRLMLDEARAVGLPYVDITAKPGNPASHKVILANGGRLVERFFEDAAYGGVESLRFRIDL from the coding sequence ATGGTCGAGATCGTCAAACCCGCGCTTGAACATCTGCCGTCCTATAAGGCCGCGCTCGAGCGCGGCTGGTCGCCCGACAATGTGCGGCTGATGGAGGCGACGCGCGAGCAGTTGGCGGCCATAGAGGAGAACCCCGTGGCCTTCCTGGCCAGCCTCGACGATCCCGAAGCCAGGGGCGGCCCGATCACCTTGCCCGACGGCACGCAAGTGCCGCGCCTGCCGGGGTTCCGCCGCTGGATCTGGGATGGCGAGGCAGCGGGCTCGATCGGCTTCCGTTGGCAGAAGGGCACGGCGGAACTGCCGTCGCATGTGCTTGGCCATATCGGCTATGCGGTGGTGCCGTGGAAGCGCCGGCGCGGCTACGCCACGCAAGCCTTGCGGCTAATGCTGGATGAGGCGAGGGCGGTCGGCCTGCCCTATGTCGATATCACCGCCAAGCCGGGCAATCCGGCCTCGCACAAGGTAATCCTGGCCAATGGCGGCAGGCTGGTCGAGCGCTTCTTCGAGGACGCCGCCTATGGCGGGGTGGAGAGTTTGCGGTTCCGGATCGATTTGTAG
- a CDS encoding DmpA family aminopeptidase — translation MSRTVSDFGLICGILPAGARNAITDVPGVRVGHCTLRNGDTNTGVTAILPHGGNLFRKKVTAASHVINGFGKTTGLTQVQELGTIETPVLLTNTLAVGTCATALIRDAIRQNPDIGRTTGTVNPVVGECNDGPLNDIQAMAISEEHAFAALADAHEGEVEQGNVGAGTGMTCFGFKGGIGSASRRMALGGGHHLGVLVLSNFGRAGDLVLPDGLRPDPGQPAADERGSVMIVLATDVPLEHRQLERVARRAGAGIARLGSFWGHGSGDIAIAFSTGNLVDHDESRDLVPLLALNEARIDMLFRAAAEATQEAVLNSMLSAEAFTGRAGKHRASLADWLRKQER, via the coding sequence ATGTCCAGAACTGTCAGCGATTTCGGCTTGATCTGCGGCATCTTGCCGGCGGGCGCGCGCAATGCGATCACCGATGTGCCCGGCGTACGCGTCGGCCACTGCACGCTCCGCAACGGCGACACCAACACCGGCGTGACCGCGATCCTGCCGCATGGCGGAAATCTGTTTCGCAAGAAGGTGACGGCGGCAAGCCATGTCATCAACGGTTTCGGCAAGACCACCGGTCTGACGCAGGTGCAGGAACTCGGCACCATCGAAACGCCTGTTCTCCTGACCAATACGCTTGCGGTCGGCACCTGCGCCACGGCGCTGATCCGCGACGCCATCCGCCAGAATCCGGATATCGGCCGCACCACAGGAACCGTCAATCCGGTGGTCGGCGAATGCAATGACGGTCCGCTGAACGACATCCAGGCCATGGCGATATCAGAGGAACACGCCTTCGCCGCGCTGGCGGACGCGCATGAGGGCGAGGTCGAACAAGGCAATGTCGGCGCCGGAACGGGAATGACTTGCTTCGGCTTCAAAGGTGGCATCGGCTCGGCATCCAGAAGAATGGCGCTCGGCGGCGGCCATCACCTCGGCGTTCTCGTTCTGTCGAATTTCGGCAGGGCTGGAGACCTCGTTCTGCCCGATGGGCTCCGGCCGGACCCAGGACAACCGGCCGCGGACGAACGCGGCTCGGTCATGATCGTGCTGGCAACCGATGTGCCCCTCGAACACCGCCAGCTTGAGAGGGTGGCGCGCCGCGCCGGAGCCGGCATCGCCAGGCTCGGCTCCTTCTGGGGCCATGGCAGTGGCGACATCGCCATAGCCTTCAGCACCGGCAATCTGGTCGACCACGATGAAAGCCGCGATCTGGTGCCCCTGCTCGCGCTAAACGAAGCGCGCATCGACATGCTTTTTCGCGCGGCGGCGGAAGCCACGCAGGAGGCGGTGTTGAACTCCATGCTGTCCGCCGAGGCTTTCACCGGCAGGGCCGGCAAGCATCGCGCATCGCTGGCCGACTGGCTGCGCAAGCAGGAACGATGA
- a CDS encoding MerR family transcriptional regulator, which produces MFSIGDLSRRTGVKVPTIRYYEQMGLVAAPERSEGNQRRYSRQELERLAFIRHARDLGFAVEDIRALIDLSGHPEQPCGHADKIAQEQLISVREKIAQLKRLETELERIASCCDGKTVGDCYVIRALSDHALCADEHV; this is translated from the coding sequence ATGTTTTCGATCGGTGATCTCTCCCGCCGCACCGGGGTCAAGGTGCCGACCATCCGCTACTACGAGCAAATGGGCCTGGTCGCGGCGCCCGAGCGCTCGGAAGGCAACCAGCGCCGCTATTCCAGGCAGGAGCTGGAGCGGCTGGCCTTCATCCGCCACGCCCGCGATCTCGGCTTTGCCGTCGAGGACATCCGCGCGCTGATCGATCTCAGCGGCCATCCCGAACAGCCTTGCGGCCACGCCGACAAGATCGCGCAGGAGCAATTGATCTCGGTGCGCGAAAAGATCGCCCAGCTGAAGCGGCTGGAAACCGAGCTGGAGCGCATCGCCTCCTGCTGCGACGGCAAGACGGTCGGCGACTGCTACGTCATCCGCGCGCTGTCCGACCACGCACTGTGTGCCGACGAGCACGTCTGA
- a CDS encoding heavy metal translocating P-type ATPase, giving the protein MTSPLKQTRFKIGGMDCASCAAKIDTAVRRLDGVADVSVSVTGASMTVSHGGPLNDDKVLRQVARLGYGIVKAEAGTGGPSAKAHDHAAHDHETHDHEGHDHEGHDHGGGQKITDEAAGSSHLHSHAEPGQAWWRSRRAALTLACAAALVAAYGIGHLFPSAERWVFLAALLVGLVPIARRALMAALAGTPFSIEMLMTIAVAGAVMIGATEEAAAVVVLFLIGELLEGVAAGRARASIQGLADLVPKTALVERGGGTVEVPAEQLGVGDVIVVRPGDRIPADGEIVEGSSDIDEAPVTGESTPKRKGVAEPVFAGTINSDGVLKVRVTAAASDNTIARIVRLVEEAQEAKAPTERFIDRFSRYYTPGVLAVGALVAVLPPLVAGGDWNEWIYKGLAILLIGCPCALVISTPAAIAAGLATGARRDLLMKGGAVLEGFRRITAVAFDKTGTLTAGKPVVTDIVAYGRDERSVLALAAALEQGSSHPLAVAILDRARADKAPVPPALAAKAISGKGVEGSVGGVAAFLGSGQAAGERAGMTPAQRLAVDSLNGEGKTVSVLVADGVVAGLIAMRDEPRPDAAAGIAALKAEGIRAVMLTGDNRRTAQAIAASLGIEARAELLPQDKQRMIAELQREGLTVAKVGDGINDAPALAAADIGIAMGGGTDVALETADAAILHGRVMDVARMVRLSRAVMANIGQNITVALGLKAVFLVTTVLGITGLWPAILADTGATVLVTANAMRLLRSRG; this is encoded by the coding sequence ATGACTTCTCCTCTCAAGCAGACGCGGTTCAAGATCGGCGGCATGGATTGCGCCTCCTGCGCGGCCAAGATTGATACGGCGGTGCGGCGCCTCGACGGTGTCGCCGACGTGTCGGTCTCAGTGACCGGCGCCAGCATGACGGTCAGCCATGGCGGTCCGCTCAATGACGACAAGGTGCTGCGGCAGGTGGCGCGGCTGGGTTATGGCATCGTCAAGGCGGAAGCCGGGACCGGTGGGCCGTCTGCCAAGGCGCATGACCATGCCGCCCATGACCACGAAACCCATGACCATGAAGGTCACGACCACGAAGGCCATGACCATGGCGGCGGCCAGAAAATAACCGACGAGGCTGCGGGGTCATCCCATCTGCACAGTCACGCCGAGCCCGGGCAGGCGTGGTGGCGCAGCCGCCGTGCGGCGCTGACGCTGGCCTGTGCGGCGGCGCTTGTTGCCGCCTACGGCATCGGCCATCTGTTCCCGTCGGCCGAGCGCTGGGTCTTCCTGGCCGCGTTGCTGGTCGGCTTGGTGCCGATCGCGCGGCGCGCGCTGATGGCGGCGCTGGCCGGCACGCCGTTCTCGATCGAGATGCTGATGACCATTGCCGTTGCTGGCGCGGTGATGATCGGCGCTACCGAAGAAGCCGCCGCCGTGGTGGTGCTGTTCCTGATCGGCGAGCTGCTGGAAGGGGTCGCGGCCGGCCGGGCGCGGGCCAGCATCCAGGGCCTGGCCGACCTCGTGCCGAAGACGGCGCTGGTCGAGCGGGGAGGCGGCACGGTTGAAGTTCCCGCTGAACAGCTTGGCGTGGGCGACGTCATCGTGGTGCGGCCGGGCGACCGCATCCCCGCCGATGGCGAAATTGTGGAAGGCTCAAGCGACATCGACGAGGCGCCCGTGACGGGCGAAAGCACGCCGAAGCGCAAGGGTGTCGCGGAACCCGTCTTCGCCGGCACGATCAACAGCGATGGCGTGCTGAAAGTGCGCGTCACGGCAGCCGCTTCCGACAACACCATCGCCCGCATCGTGCGGCTGGTGGAGGAGGCGCAGGAGGCCAAGGCGCCGACCGAGCGCTTCATCGACCGTTTTTCGCGCTACTACACGCCGGGCGTGCTGGCGGTCGGCGCGCTGGTGGCCGTGCTGCCGCCGCTGGTCGCCGGCGGTGACTGGAACGAATGGATCTACAAGGGCCTGGCGATCCTTTTGATCGGCTGCCCCTGCGCGCTGGTCATCTCGACGCCCGCCGCGATCGCCGCTGGTCTGGCGACCGGCGCACGGCGTGACCTGTTGATGAAGGGCGGTGCCGTGTTGGAAGGCTTTCGCCGGATCACGGCTGTCGCCTTCGACAAGACCGGCACGCTGACCGCGGGTAAGCCTGTCGTCACCGACATCGTCGCCTACGGCCGCGATGAGCGCAGCGTGCTGGCGCTGGCGGCGGCGCTCGAACAAGGCTCCAGCCATCCGCTGGCGGTGGCGATCCTGGATCGGGCCAGGGCCGACAAGGCGCCGGTGCCGCCGGCATTGGCTGCCAAGGCGATCTCCGGCAAGGGCGTCGAGGGCAGCGTCGGCGGCGTGGCTGCCTTCCTCGGTTCCGGCCAGGCGGCGGGCGAACGCGCCGGCATGACGCCAGCGCAGCGCCTTGCCGTCGACAGCCTGAACGGCGAGGGCAAGACCGTGTCGGTGCTGGTCGCCGATGGCGTGGTGGCCGGGCTGATCGCCATGCGCGACGAGCCGCGGCCGGATGCCGCGGCCGGCATCGCGGCGCTGAAGGCCGAGGGCATCCGCGCCGTGATGCTGACTGGCGACAACAGGCGCACGGCGCAAGCCATCGCCGCTTCGCTCGGCATCGAGGCGCGGGCGGAACTCTTGCCGCAGGACAAGCAGCGGATGATCGCCGAATTGCAGCGCGAAGGGCTGACGGTGGCCAAGGTCGGCGACGGCATCAACGACGCGCCGGCGCTCGCCGCCGCCGATATCGGCATCGCCATGGGCGGTGGCACCGACGTGGCGCTGGAGACGGCGGACGCCGCGATCCTGCATGGCCGCGTCATGGATGTCGCGCGCATGGTGCGGCTGTCGCGGGCGGTGATGGCCAATATCGGCCAGAACATCACCGTGGCGCTGGGGCTGAAGGCGGTGTTCCTGGTCACCACCGTTTTGGGCATCACCGGCCTGTGGCCGGCGATCCTGGCCGACACCGGCGCCACCGTGCTGGTCACCGCCAACGCCATGCGCCTGCTGCGCTCGCGCGGGTGA
- a CDS encoding MFS transporter, producing MSLPLVALFIAAFAFGTTEFVIAGVLPQVAEGLGVSVPSAGYLVSGYACGIAIGGPLLALATKTLPRKTLLLGLAVAFTIGQAACALAPDFTSMLLLRVAVAVAHGAYFGVAMVVAVGLVPEDKRGMAVAVILSGLTVSNVIGVPAGTAIGNIWGWRATFWVMCALGVAATCAMAALLPRTAGYQAKPAGLAREVRVLARQQVWTSLILMLMLMLGQFCLFTYITPTLLEVTGLDEGLVPWVLLLNGVGATLGVFLGGKLSDWKLMPSLITMLALQAVTLAIIYAVSPYPLPMVVAIIIWGGLNFAIGTPIQTRILAWTADASNLASSLIPSGFNVGIALAASLGAAMLNAGYGYRSLPVVGALAMLVAVVVAVVSQVWEGRSNATPPLTAPAE from the coding sequence ATGTCGCTTCCGCTCGTTGCCCTGTTCATTGCCGCTTTTGCTTTCGGCACCACCGAATTCGTCATTGCCGGCGTGCTGCCGCAAGTGGCGGAAGGGCTTGGCGTCTCGGTCCCTTCCGCCGGCTATCTCGTGTCGGGCTATGCCTGCGGCATCGCCATTGGCGGCCCGCTGCTGGCGCTCGCCACAAAGACCTTGCCGCGCAAGACCTTGCTGCTCGGCTTGGCCGTCGCCTTCACCATCGGCCAGGCGGCCTGCGCGCTGGCGCCTGACTTTACCTCCATGCTGCTGCTGCGCGTAGCCGTTGCGGTCGCGCACGGCGCCTATTTCGGCGTCGCCATGGTGGTCGCTGTCGGCCTGGTTCCCGAGGACAAACGCGGCATGGCGGTGGCGGTGATCCTGTCCGGCCTCACCGTCTCCAACGTCATCGGCGTGCCGGCGGGCACCGCCATCGGCAACATCTGGGGCTGGCGTGCCACCTTCTGGGTCATGTGCGCGCTTGGCGTGGCGGCGACTTGCGCCATGGCGGCCCTTCTGCCGCGCACCGCCGGATATCAGGCCAAGCCCGCCGGCCTGGCGCGTGAGGTCCGCGTCCTGGCGCGCCAGCAGGTCTGGACCTCGCTGATCCTGATGCTCATGCTGATGCTCGGCCAATTCTGCCTGTTCACCTACATCACGCCGACCTTGCTTGAGGTCACCGGGCTCGACGAAGGCCTGGTGCCCTGGGTGCTGCTGCTCAACGGCGTCGGCGCCACGTTGGGCGTCTTCCTCGGTGGCAAGCTGTCCGACTGGAAGCTGATGCCCTCGCTGATCACCATGCTGGCCCTGCAGGCAGTGACTCTGGCAATCATCTATGCCGTCAGCCCCTATCCCCTGCCTATGGTTGTCGCGATCATCATCTGGGGCGGCCTCAACTTCGCCATCGGCACGCCGATCCAGACCCGCATCCTGGCCTGGACGGCGGACGCCTCCAACCTCGCTTCCTCGCTGATCCCCTCCGGCTTCAACGTCGGCATCGCGCTCGCCGCGTCGCTGGGTGCTGCCATGCTCAATGCCGGCTACGGCTATCGCAGCCTGCCGGTGGTCGGCGCTTTGGCCATGCTGGTCGCGGTGGTGGTCGCAGTTGTCTCGCAGGTCTGGGAAGGGCGCAGCAACGCCACGCCGCCGCTGACGGCCCCGGCCGAGTAG
- a CDS encoding DUF2061 domain-containing protein, translating to MDTHSRSFAKALSWRMTGTIDTMIISLVITGSIKLAAAIGVTEVFTKSLLYYFHERAWLKIPYGRRTPV from the coding sequence ATGGATACCCATTCGCGCAGTTTCGCCAAGGCGCTTTCCTGGCGCATGACCGGCACCATCGACACGATGATCATCTCGCTTGTGATAACCGGAAGCATCAAGCTGGCGGCGGCCATCGGCGTGACGGAAGTCTTCACCAAGTCGCTGCTCTATTATTTTCATGAGCGGGCGTGGCTGAAGATCCCCTACGGGCGCAGGACCCCGGTCTAG